A genomic segment from Clostridium pasteurianum BC1 encodes:
- a CDS encoding GNAT family N-acetyltransferase: MDNIIIEKCNLKDIKKLKKIGERTFYETFYDENLKENIEDYIEKNFSYEQLENEIKNNDSRFYVVQNDNEIIAYMKLNFIRKQTNKVYDKSLEIQRIYVAQEYKGKHIGKKLIEKAVKIAKSNNQSYIWLGVWEKNINAISFYEKQGFKKYSSHIFKLGQDEQIDNLMKLIL, encoded by the coding sequence ATGGATAATATTATAATTGAAAAATGTAATTTAAAAGATATAAAAAAACTTAAGAAAATAGGAGAAAGGACATTTTATGAAACTTTTTATGATGAAAATTTAAAAGAAAATATAGAAGATTATATTGAAAAAAATTTTTCTTATGAACAGTTAGAGAATGAAATAAAAAATAATGATTCAAGATTTTATGTGGTCCAAAATGATAATGAAATAATTGCTTATATGAAACTTAATTTCATTAGAAAGCAGACAAATAAAGTATATGATAAATCATTAGAAATTCAAAGAATTTATGTAGCACAGGAATATAAGGGTAAACATATTGGTAAAAAGTTAATAGAAAAGGCTGTAAAAATAGCTAAAAGTAATAATCAAAGTTATATTTGGTTAGGTGTATGGGAAAAAAACATAAATGCAATAAGCTTCTATGAAAAGCAAGGGTTCAAAAAGTACAGTTCACATATTTTTAAATTAGGACAAGACGAGCAGATAGATAATTTAATGAAACTCATATTGTAA